The Gouania willdenowi chromosome 3, fGouWil2.1, whole genome shotgun sequence genome includes a region encoding these proteins:
- the pla2r1 gene encoding secretory phospholipase A2 receptor isoform X1: MRRPRSWCSRLPLFVCVTLVLLLKSCMSDDDDDVLEETQLMDLYKKGLFILESEPLKRCVKVDRSNLVLEDCERPTRRMLWKWVSRHRLFNLGTSKCLGLNVSDSTQPLSTFECDTQLPLLWWRCTGNMLYGASQWKVAVSGRLVVVKKNIYHEWKRYGTPREGPCSYPYEDIHTLLGNAYGTPCTFPFKYNNKWYFECTTEGREDRLPWCATTTRYDEAQKWGFCPVPDTGCDRFWESNQELRACYQFNLYTILTWSQALSTCQAQGGNLLSISSLAEHRYITDRLASVGAMVWMGLNHLKDGRGWQWSDGAPLSLVNFTAVLPANPLQADKQCGVYSSAIDSLWTSLSCESALPYICKKTPNDTRRTEPFENWQFIYTECADGWWPHNGFCYWVLSDTETQTWDEASQACGSLRANLTSIHSLSEVEMLLDLLANYSGKSTELWIGLWKPASRAAVEWADGSPVTFTLWQQYHPIPSTLDTALCVSVDKNKGSWRLAACDKQLPAVCRRRSQKDGDHHETWDDGCPQGWKRHAHSCYMVTGHEQSFEDALSGYYCKAPLLTVENRFEQAFINSLLNEYGANSTTYYWIGLRDLSSNGEYKWLSHNGSQFQLAFSNWNKYQPVSTGGCVAMSGGPALGHWEVKDCKSHKALSVCKQSVSSYHDVHLPEQHVNADTPCPPGWESHSGLLHCFKVFHDEKVLMKRSWVAADLFCQALGAQLVSFHHYEEQVFVKQLLSTMFEGTDGRQFWVGLNKRDPEEPGVWEWSDGSPVVTSFIGDKNEEDDRRNCAVFSGLTNSISPQPCDSSHEWICKMYRGDKLQKPYWYTEQNEPWVFYRGAEYLLAKQPFDWDSVSLSCQMMGAYLLSIHSREEMHFVKERLRRLSLGPTDWWIGLSTGQPGEEARWSDKTEVEFQNWAERSNAGVLRRTRLCTTMSSLSGKWSLNQCSDLHGYVCKRRTVSVVETPREPHYFGGCPEKWLYFGHKCLLLHLPDGPKEGKSWKDAQSICSTFGGSLVAIEDEIEQAYITMLLHGSSVGVWIGLRDDDTMRWNNGKQLSYTNWSPVEPKDYHMENECLSGFMDEPLCTVLSNNHNFYLTGKWYDEKCSESVYGFVCQKPQDISKPPSHSYHHPLPEHIEYRSRSYRVVSGNMSWYDAMHMCIENDSDLVSVTDAYHQAFLTVLVNRLAAPHWIGLYSQDSGINYQWSDGSDTVYTHWDAVEDDEHFVTGECVYMDVNGGWRRADCETTLPGALCHIPPPSSKPLNSYELACPSTWVKFGQRCYNFEPMVEKLTFEESREFCRHTVNTSDVLTIESETENRFVLEQLWSLGFLHRTLWLGMYFNIDTDSMSWVDGTPIDYTNWPGRAPDPSALTADTCVARRAVDGSWLLSECNEKLGFICKTISDIVPEVEVEPLNGLHHGVITAAVLVAVVIFVLLAGVTWFLYKRNAARFRGLGTAYYRQTSSQATDSDGNVLITDLEVHSGE, translated from the exons AAAAGGGTCTATTCATCCTTGAGAGTGAGCCGCTGAAGCGCTGCGTCAAAGTGGACCGCTCAAACCTGGTGTTGGAGGACTGCGAGCGCCCGACCCGTCGCATGCTGTGGAAATGGGTCTCCAGACACCGCCTGTTCAACCTGGGCACCAGCAAGTGTCTGGGCCTCAACGTATCCGACAGCACGCAGCCTCTGAGCACCTTTGAGTGTGACACGCAGCTCCCTCTGCTGTGGTGGCGCTGCACTGGAAACATGCTGTACGGGGCGTCGCAGTGGAAGGTGGCCGTGTCGGGGCGTTTGGTAGTGgtgaagaaaaatatttatcaCGAATGGAAAAGGTACGGCACTCCAAGAGAAGGGCCCTGCTCGTATCCCTATGAAG ATATCCACACTTTGTTGGGTAACGCGTATGGCACACCCTGCACTTTCCCTtttaaatacaacaacaaatggTACTTTGAGTGTACAACTGAAGGACGAGAGGACCGTTTGCCGTGGTGTGCCACCACCACTCGCTACGACGAGGCACAAAAATGGGGCTTCTGTCCTGTGCCAG aCACTGGCTGTGACCGGTTCTGGGAGTCAAACCAGGAGCTACGTGCATGTTACCAGTTCAACCTGTACACCATCCTCACCTGGAGTCAGGCACTGTCCACCTGTCAGGCTCAAGGAGGAAACCTCCTCAGCATCTCCAGCCTGGCAGAGCACAGGTACATCACAG ATCGACTGGCCAGTGTCGGAGCGATGGTGTGGATGGGGCTGAACCACCTGAAGGACGGGCGTGGTTGGCAGTGGTCTGATGGAGCACCTTTGTCTTTAGTGAATTTTACTGCAG TTCTGCCTGCCAACCCACTACAGGCTGACAAACAGTGTGGTGTGTACAGCTCAGCCATCGACAGCCTCTGGACGAGTCTCTCCTGTGAGTCTGCTCTGCCGTACATCTGCAAGAAGACTCCAAACGACACCCGTCGTACTGAGCCTTTTG AAAACTGGCAGTTCATTTATACCGAGTGTGCTGATGGTTGGTGGCCTCATAATGGTTTCTGCTACTGGGTGCTTTCAGACACAGAGACTCAGACGTGGGACGAGGCCTCTCAGGCTTGTGGTTCTCTGAGGGCAAACCTCACGAGCATTCACTCCCTGTCTGAGGTGGAAATGTTGCTTGACCTATTGGCTAACT ATTCAGGGAAGAGTACGGAATTGTGGATAGGCCTTTGGAAACCAGCTTCACGAGCAGCAGTTGAGTGGGCTGATGGTTCACCAGTAACTTTCACTCTTTGGCAGCAGTATCACCCAATCCCCTCTACGCTGGATACTGctctgtgtgtcagtgtggACAAGAAT AAAGGTAGCTGGCGTTTAGCTGCGTGTGACAAACAGCTTCCAGCTGTGTGCAGAAGAAGAAGCCAGAAAGATGGTGACCATCATGAAACCTGGGATGATGGTTGTCCACAG GGATGGAAGCGACACGCTCATTCTTGTTACATGGTGACGGGTCATGAGCAGAGTTTTGAAGACGCACTGTCGGGATATTACTGCAAAGCTCCTCTTCTCACAGTGGAAAACAG GTTTGAACAGGCATTTATCAACAGTTTGCTGAATGAGTACGGTGCCAACTCTACCACCTACTACTGGATCGGTCTCCGGGACCTCAGTAGTAATGGGGAATACAAATGGCTTTCCCACAATGGCTCCCAGTTTCAACTCGCCTTCTCAAACTGGAACAAATACCAGCCAG TCAGTACTGGTGGATGTGTGGCTATGTCTGGTGGACCTGCTCTGGGTCACTGGGAGGTGAAGGACTGCAAGTCCCACAAGGCTTTGTCGGTGTGTAAGCAGAGTGTCAGTAGCTACCATGACGTTCATCTGCCAGAGCAGCACGTTAACGCCGACACCCCCTGTCCACCAGGCTGGGAATCACACTCTGGGCTGCTTCACTGTTTTAAG GTGTTTCATGATGAAAAAGTGCTGATGAAGCGCTCTTGGGTGGCAGCAGACTTGTTCTGCCAGGCCCTCGGTGCTCAACTGGTCAGCTTCCATCACTACGAGGAGCAGGTGTTTGTCAAGCAGCTGCTCAGTACCATGTTTGAAGG AACGGACGGCCGCCAGttctgggttggtttaaataaGAGAGACCCTGAAGAGCCTGGTGTGTGGGAATGGTCTGATGGCTCCCCC GTGGTAACGTCTTTCATCGGAGACAAGAACGAGGAGGACGACAGGAGGAACTGCGCTGTGTTCAGCGGACTGACCAACAGCATCTCACCACAGCCTTGTGACTCCAGCCATGAGTGGATCTGCAAGATGTACCGAG GTGACAAACTTCAAAAGCCGTACTGGTACACTGAGC AAAACGAGCCGTGGGTGTTTTACCGTGGAGCTGAGTACCTGCTGGCCAAACAGCCTTTCGACTGGGACTCTGTTTCTCTGTCCTGTCAGATGATGGGAGCCTACCTGCTGTCCATTCACTCCAGAGAGGAAATGCACTTTGTCAAAGAGCGCCTACGGAGG CTGTCCCTGGGCCCGACTGATTGGTGGATTGGACTGTCCACCGGACAGCCAGGAGAGGAGGCCCG GTGGAGCGACAAGACAGAGGTGGAATTTCAGAATTGGGCTGAAAGGAGCAATGCTGGTGTCCTCAGAAGAACCCGATTATGTACGACTATGTCTTCATTGTCAG GAAAGTGGTCGCTGAATCAATGCAGCGATCTCCATGGCTACGTGTGCAAAAGACGTACAGTGTCTGTGGTGGAGACGCCCAGGGAGCCGCACTACTTCGGAGGATGTCCAGAGAAATGGCTTTACTTTGGACACAAG TGTCTGCTGCTTCACCTTCCTGACGGTCCCAAAGAGGGAAAGAGTTGGAAAGATGCTCAGTCCATTTGCTCCACTTTTGGCGGCTCGCTGGTTGCTATAGAAGACGAGATCGAACAAg CGTACATCACCATGTTACTCCATGGCAGCTCTGTAGGCGTGTGGATTGGTCTGAGGGATGATGATACAATGAGGTGGAACAATGGCAAGCAACTCAGCTATACCAACTGGTCCCCAGTCGAACCAAAGGACTATCACATG GAGAACGAGTGCCTCAGTGGATTTATGGATGAACCACTTTGCACCGTTTTGTCCAACAACCACAACTTCTACCTCACGGGGAAATGGTACGATGAGAAGTGCAGCGAGAGCGTGTACGGCTTTGTCTGCCAAAAACCTCAAG ATATATCCAAACCTCCGTCCCACTCTTATCACCACCCGCTCCCTGAACATATTGAGTACAGGAGCCGCAGCTACAGAGTGGTATCTGGCAACATGAGCTGGTACGACGCCATGCATATGTGCATAGAGAATGATTCTGACCTAGTGAGCGTTACAGATGCCTACCACCAGGCTTTCCTTACTGTCCTTGTCAACAGATTGGCAGCTCCTCACTGGATTGGACTGTACAGTCAGGAT AGTGGAATCAATTATCAGTGGTCAGATGGCAGTGACACCGTGTACACCCACTGGGATGCAGTAGAGGATGATGAGCACTTTGTGACGGGAGAGTGCGTATACATGGACGTGAACGGAGGCTGGCGCAGAGCCGACTGCGAAACGACGCTACCTGGAGCATTATGTCACATTCCTCCACCAA GCAGTAAACCATTAAACTCATACGAGCTTGCTTGTCCATCGACGTGGGTTAAATTTGGACAAAGATGCTACAACTTTGAGCCAATGGTGGAGAAGCTTACATTTGAAGAGTCCAGAGAATTCTGCAGGCATACAG TCAACACCTCAGATGTCCTCACCATTGAGAGCGAGACTGAGAACCGTTTTGTCCTGGAGCAGCTGTGGTCGTTGGGCTTCCTGCACCGAACCCTGTGGTTAGGAATGTACTTCAACATTGACA CTGACTCCATGTCCTGGGTGGATGGGACCCCTATTGACTACACCAACTGGCCGGGCAGGGCCCCGGACCCCAGCGCCCTCACTGCAGACACTTGTGTTGCGAGAAGGGCTGTCGATGGTTCCTGGCTTTTGTCAGAGTGCAATGAAAAGCTGGGATTCATTTGCAAAACCATCTCAG ATATAGTTCCTGAAGTGGAAGTGGAACCACTAAATG GTTTACATCATGGCGTCATCACCGCTGCGGTGCTGGTGGCCGTAGTGATCTTCGTCCTGCTGGCAGGGGTGACGTGGTTTCTCTATAAAAGGAACGCTGCACGTTTCCGTGGCCTCGGCACCGCTTATTACAGACAAACTAGTTCCCAGGCTACAGACTCTGATGGAAACGTGCTGATCACTGACCTCGAGGTTCACTCAGGAGAATAG
- the pla2r1 gene encoding secretory phospholipase A2 receptor isoform X2, protein MVWMGLNHLKDGRGWQWSDGAPLSLVNFTAVLPANPLQADKQCGVYSSAIDSLWTSLSCESALPYICKKTPNDTRRTEPFENWQFIYTECADGWWPHNGFCYWVLSDTETQTWDEASQACGSLRANLTSIHSLSEVEMLLDLLANYSGKSTELWIGLWKPASRAAVEWADGSPVTFTLWQQYHPIPSTLDTALCVSVDKNKGSWRLAACDKQLPAVCRRRSQKDGDHHETWDDGCPQGWKRHAHSCYMVTGHEQSFEDALSGYYCKAPLLTVENRFEQAFINSLLNEYGANSTTYYWIGLRDLSSNGEYKWLSHNGSQFQLAFSNWNKYQPVSTGGCVAMSGGPALGHWEVKDCKSHKALSVCKQSVSSYHDVHLPEQHVNADTPCPPGWESHSGLLHCFKVFHDEKVLMKRSWVAADLFCQALGAQLVSFHHYEEQVFVKQLLSTMFEGTDGRQFWVGLNKRDPEEPGVWEWSDGSPVVTSFIGDKNEEDDRRNCAVFSGLTNSISPQPCDSSHEWICKMYRGDKLQKPYWYTEQNEPWVFYRGAEYLLAKQPFDWDSVSLSCQMMGAYLLSIHSREEMHFVKERLRRLSLGPTDWWIGLSTGQPGEEARWSDKTEVEFQNWAERSNAGVLRRTRLCTTMSSLSGKWSLNQCSDLHGYVCKRRTVSVVETPREPHYFGGCPEKWLYFGHKCLLLHLPDGPKEGKSWKDAQSICSTFGGSLVAIEDEIEQAYITMLLHGSSVGVWIGLRDDDTMRWNNGKQLSYTNWSPVEPKDYHMENECLSGFMDEPLCTVLSNNHNFYLTGKWYDEKCSESVYGFVCQKPQDISKPPSHSYHHPLPEHIEYRSRSYRVVSGNMSWYDAMHMCIENDSDLVSVTDAYHQAFLTVLVNRLAAPHWIGLYSQDSGINYQWSDGSDTVYTHWDAVEDDEHFVTGECVYMDVNGGWRRADCETTLPGALCHIPPPSSKPLNSYELACPSTWVKFGQRCYNFEPMVEKLTFEESREFCRHTVNTSDVLTIESETENRFVLEQLWSLGFLHRTLWLGMYFNIDTDSMSWVDGTPIDYTNWPGRAPDPSALTADTCVARRAVDGSWLLSECNEKLGFICKTISDIVPEVEVEPLNGLHHGVITAAVLVAVVIFVLLAGVTWFLYKRNAARFRGLGTAYYRQTSSQATDSDGNVLITDLEVHSGE, encoded by the exons ATGGTGTGGATGGGGCTGAACCACCTGAAGGACGGGCGTGGTTGGCAGTGGTCTGATGGAGCACCTTTGTCTTTAGTGAATTTTACTGCAG TTCTGCCTGCCAACCCACTACAGGCTGACAAACAGTGTGGTGTGTACAGCTCAGCCATCGACAGCCTCTGGACGAGTCTCTCCTGTGAGTCTGCTCTGCCGTACATCTGCAAGAAGACTCCAAACGACACCCGTCGTACTGAGCCTTTTG AAAACTGGCAGTTCATTTATACCGAGTGTGCTGATGGTTGGTGGCCTCATAATGGTTTCTGCTACTGGGTGCTTTCAGACACAGAGACTCAGACGTGGGACGAGGCCTCTCAGGCTTGTGGTTCTCTGAGGGCAAACCTCACGAGCATTCACTCCCTGTCTGAGGTGGAAATGTTGCTTGACCTATTGGCTAACT ATTCAGGGAAGAGTACGGAATTGTGGATAGGCCTTTGGAAACCAGCTTCACGAGCAGCAGTTGAGTGGGCTGATGGTTCACCAGTAACTTTCACTCTTTGGCAGCAGTATCACCCAATCCCCTCTACGCTGGATACTGctctgtgtgtcagtgtggACAAGAAT AAAGGTAGCTGGCGTTTAGCTGCGTGTGACAAACAGCTTCCAGCTGTGTGCAGAAGAAGAAGCCAGAAAGATGGTGACCATCATGAAACCTGGGATGATGGTTGTCCACAG GGATGGAAGCGACACGCTCATTCTTGTTACATGGTGACGGGTCATGAGCAGAGTTTTGAAGACGCACTGTCGGGATATTACTGCAAAGCTCCTCTTCTCACAGTGGAAAACAG GTTTGAACAGGCATTTATCAACAGTTTGCTGAATGAGTACGGTGCCAACTCTACCACCTACTACTGGATCGGTCTCCGGGACCTCAGTAGTAATGGGGAATACAAATGGCTTTCCCACAATGGCTCCCAGTTTCAACTCGCCTTCTCAAACTGGAACAAATACCAGCCAG TCAGTACTGGTGGATGTGTGGCTATGTCTGGTGGACCTGCTCTGGGTCACTGGGAGGTGAAGGACTGCAAGTCCCACAAGGCTTTGTCGGTGTGTAAGCAGAGTGTCAGTAGCTACCATGACGTTCATCTGCCAGAGCAGCACGTTAACGCCGACACCCCCTGTCCACCAGGCTGGGAATCACACTCTGGGCTGCTTCACTGTTTTAAG GTGTTTCATGATGAAAAAGTGCTGATGAAGCGCTCTTGGGTGGCAGCAGACTTGTTCTGCCAGGCCCTCGGTGCTCAACTGGTCAGCTTCCATCACTACGAGGAGCAGGTGTTTGTCAAGCAGCTGCTCAGTACCATGTTTGAAGG AACGGACGGCCGCCAGttctgggttggtttaaataaGAGAGACCCTGAAGAGCCTGGTGTGTGGGAATGGTCTGATGGCTCCCCC GTGGTAACGTCTTTCATCGGAGACAAGAACGAGGAGGACGACAGGAGGAACTGCGCTGTGTTCAGCGGACTGACCAACAGCATCTCACCACAGCCTTGTGACTCCAGCCATGAGTGGATCTGCAAGATGTACCGAG GTGACAAACTTCAAAAGCCGTACTGGTACACTGAGC AAAACGAGCCGTGGGTGTTTTACCGTGGAGCTGAGTACCTGCTGGCCAAACAGCCTTTCGACTGGGACTCTGTTTCTCTGTCCTGTCAGATGATGGGAGCCTACCTGCTGTCCATTCACTCCAGAGAGGAAATGCACTTTGTCAAAGAGCGCCTACGGAGG CTGTCCCTGGGCCCGACTGATTGGTGGATTGGACTGTCCACCGGACAGCCAGGAGAGGAGGCCCG GTGGAGCGACAAGACAGAGGTGGAATTTCAGAATTGGGCTGAAAGGAGCAATGCTGGTGTCCTCAGAAGAACCCGATTATGTACGACTATGTCTTCATTGTCAG GAAAGTGGTCGCTGAATCAATGCAGCGATCTCCATGGCTACGTGTGCAAAAGACGTACAGTGTCTGTGGTGGAGACGCCCAGGGAGCCGCACTACTTCGGAGGATGTCCAGAGAAATGGCTTTACTTTGGACACAAG TGTCTGCTGCTTCACCTTCCTGACGGTCCCAAAGAGGGAAAGAGTTGGAAAGATGCTCAGTCCATTTGCTCCACTTTTGGCGGCTCGCTGGTTGCTATAGAAGACGAGATCGAACAAg CGTACATCACCATGTTACTCCATGGCAGCTCTGTAGGCGTGTGGATTGGTCTGAGGGATGATGATACAATGAGGTGGAACAATGGCAAGCAACTCAGCTATACCAACTGGTCCCCAGTCGAACCAAAGGACTATCACATG GAGAACGAGTGCCTCAGTGGATTTATGGATGAACCACTTTGCACCGTTTTGTCCAACAACCACAACTTCTACCTCACGGGGAAATGGTACGATGAGAAGTGCAGCGAGAGCGTGTACGGCTTTGTCTGCCAAAAACCTCAAG ATATATCCAAACCTCCGTCCCACTCTTATCACCACCCGCTCCCTGAACATATTGAGTACAGGAGCCGCAGCTACAGAGTGGTATCTGGCAACATGAGCTGGTACGACGCCATGCATATGTGCATAGAGAATGATTCTGACCTAGTGAGCGTTACAGATGCCTACCACCAGGCTTTCCTTACTGTCCTTGTCAACAGATTGGCAGCTCCTCACTGGATTGGACTGTACAGTCAGGAT AGTGGAATCAATTATCAGTGGTCAGATGGCAGTGACACCGTGTACACCCACTGGGATGCAGTAGAGGATGATGAGCACTTTGTGACGGGAGAGTGCGTATACATGGACGTGAACGGAGGCTGGCGCAGAGCCGACTGCGAAACGACGCTACCTGGAGCATTATGTCACATTCCTCCACCAA GCAGTAAACCATTAAACTCATACGAGCTTGCTTGTCCATCGACGTGGGTTAAATTTGGACAAAGATGCTACAACTTTGAGCCAATGGTGGAGAAGCTTACATTTGAAGAGTCCAGAGAATTCTGCAGGCATACAG TCAACACCTCAGATGTCCTCACCATTGAGAGCGAGACTGAGAACCGTTTTGTCCTGGAGCAGCTGTGGTCGTTGGGCTTCCTGCACCGAACCCTGTGGTTAGGAATGTACTTCAACATTGACA CTGACTCCATGTCCTGGGTGGATGGGACCCCTATTGACTACACCAACTGGCCGGGCAGGGCCCCGGACCCCAGCGCCCTCACTGCAGACACTTGTGTTGCGAGAAGGGCTGTCGATGGTTCCTGGCTTTTGTCAGAGTGCAATGAAAAGCTGGGATTCATTTGCAAAACCATCTCAG ATATAGTTCCTGAAGTGGAAGTGGAACCACTAAATG GTTTACATCATGGCGTCATCACCGCTGCGGTGCTGGTGGCCGTAGTGATCTTCGTCCTGCTGGCAGGGGTGACGTGGTTTCTCTATAAAAGGAACGCTGCACGTTTCCGTGGCCTCGGCACCGCTTATTACAGACAAACTAGTTCCCAGGCTACAGACTCTGATGGAAACGTGCTGATCACTGACCTCGAGGTTCACTCAGGAGAATAG